One stretch of Lysobacter sp. TY2-98 DNA includes these proteins:
- a CDS encoding adenosylcobalamin-dependent ribonucleoside-diphosphate reductase, which produces MSTVRLEVVGMGKTPNADGDISLQPASLDIWDKKYRLKTKTGAPVDADIDGTYQRVAKALAEAEPTAEKQKYWNERFLWALRRGAIPAGRITSNAGALEHKPATSTINCTVSGTIEDSMDGILEKVHEAGLTLKAGCGIGYEFSTLRPRGAFVAGAGAYTSGPMSFMDIYDKMCFTVSSAGGRRGAQMGTFDVSHPDVKDFIRAKREDGRLRQFNLSLLITDGFMDAVNNDADWPLVFPVHVKEQNDLDLTNEEQVVWRDWPTHRNYVTRDDGLVACRIYGHIRARHLWDMIMVSTYDYAEPGFILIDRVNEMNNNWWCETIRATNPCGEQPLPPYGACLLGSVNLTKFVRNAFTDQATFDWDEYREVVRVFTRMLDNVVEVNGLPLQQQRDEIMRKRRHGMGFLGLGSTMTMLRMKYGSKDSCEFTEQIAREMAVAGWEMGLELAKEKGPAPIMSETFTVTAEMLRKRPEMAKDGWKVGQEITGKVLHARYSRYMQRVAEAAPQLVDELAEVGSRFTHHSSIAPTGTISLSLANNASNGIEPSFAHHYSRNVIREGKKSKEKVDVYSFELLAYRELINDKAMPFSTEPDAALPDYFISADDITPKAHVDVQAAAQKWVDSSISKTANVPTDYPYEDFKDIYTYAHQQGLKGCTTFRFNPAAFQGVLVKEKDLENTTYRFELEDGSTIEVRGNEEIEYDGEKHTAANLFDALKEGYYGKF; this is translated from the coding sequence ATGAGCACGGTGCGCCTGGAGGTGGTCGGCATGGGCAAAACCCCGAACGCGGATGGGGACATCTCCCTTCAACCGGCCTCGCTGGACATCTGGGACAAGAAGTACCGGCTCAAGACCAAGACCGGCGCGCCGGTCGATGCGGACATCGACGGCACCTACCAGCGTGTCGCGAAGGCGCTGGCCGAGGCCGAGCCGACCGCCGAGAAGCAGAAGTACTGGAACGAGCGCTTCCTGTGGGCGCTGCGCCGCGGCGCGATTCCCGCCGGCCGCATCACCTCCAATGCCGGTGCGCTCGAGCACAAGCCCGCCACGTCGACGATCAACTGCACCGTCAGCGGCACGATCGAAGATTCGATGGACGGCATCCTCGAGAAGGTCCACGAAGCGGGCCTGACGCTGAAGGCCGGCTGCGGCATCGGCTACGAGTTCTCGACGCTGCGTCCGCGCGGCGCGTTCGTCGCCGGCGCCGGCGCGTACACGTCGGGCCCGATGTCCTTCATGGATATCTACGACAAGATGTGTTTCACCGTGTCGTCCGCCGGCGGCCGCCGCGGTGCGCAGATGGGCACGTTCGACGTCTCGCATCCGGACGTGAAGGACTTCATCCGCGCCAAGCGCGAAGACGGCCGCCTGCGCCAGTTCAACCTGTCGCTGCTGATCACCGACGGCTTCATGGACGCGGTAAACAACGACGCCGACTGGCCGCTGGTGTTCCCGGTGCACGTCAAGGAACAGAACGATCTCGACCTGACGAACGAGGAGCAGGTGGTCTGGCGCGACTGGCCGACCCACCGCAACTACGTGACGCGCGACGACGGCCTGGTCGCCTGCCGCATCTACGGCCACATCCGTGCGCGGCACCTGTGGGACATGATCATGGTCTCGACGTACGACTACGCCGAGCCGGGTTTCATCCTCATCGACCGCGTCAACGAGATGAACAACAACTGGTGGTGCGAAACCATTCGCGCGACCAACCCCTGCGGTGAGCAGCCGCTGCCGCCGTACGGCGCCTGCCTGCTCGGCTCGGTGAACCTCACCAAGTTCGTGCGCAACGCGTTCACCGACCAGGCCACGTTCGACTGGGACGAGTACCGCGAAGTCGTGCGCGTGTTCACCCGCATGCTCGACAACGTGGTCGAAGTGAACGGCCTGCCGCTGCAGCAGCAGCGCGACGAGATCATGCGCAAGCGCCGCCACGGCATGGGCTTCCTCGGCCTGGGCAGCACGATGACCATGCTGCGCATGAAGTACGGCTCGAAGGACTCCTGCGAGTTCACCGAGCAGATCGCGCGCGAGATGGCCGTCGCCGGCTGGGAAATGGGCCTCGAGCTCGCCAAGGAGAAGGGCCCGGCGCCGATCATGTCGGAGACGTTCACCGTCACCGCCGAGATGCTGCGCAAGCGCCCGGAAATGGCGAAGGACGGCTGGAAGGTCGGCCAGGAGATCACCGGCAAGGTGCTGCACGCGCGCTATTCGCGCTACATGCAGCGCGTGGCGGAGGCCGCGCCGCAGCTGGTGGACGAACTCGCCGAGGTCGGCAGCCGCTTCACCCACCACTCCTCGATCGCGCCCACCGGCACCATCTCGCTGTCGCTGGCGAACAACGCGTCCAATGGCATCGAGCCGTCGTTCGCGCACCACTACAGCCGGAATGTCATCCGCGAAGGCAAGAAGTCGAAGGAAAAGGTCGACGTCTATTCGTTCGAGCTGCTCGCCTACCGCGAGCTGATCAACGACAAGGCGATGCCGTTCTCGACGGAGCCCGACGCCGCCCTGCCCGACTACTTCATCTCGGCCGACGACATCACGCCCAAGGCGCACGTCGACGTGCAGGCCGCGGCGCAGAAGTGGGTGGACAGCTCGATCTCCAAGACCGCGAACGTCCCGACGGACTACCCGTACGAGGACTTCAAGGACATCTACACCTACGCCCACCAGCAGGGCCTCAAGGGCTGCACCACGTTCCGCTTCAACCCCGCCGCCTTCCAGGGCGTGCTGGTAAAGGAGAAGGACCTGGAGAACACCACCTATCGCTTCGAGCTCGAGGACGGTTCGACGATCGAGGTGCGCGGCAACGAGGAGATCGAATACGACGGCGAGAAGCACACCGCCGCCAACCTCTTCGATGCCCTGAAGGAAGGCTATTACGGCAAGTTCTGA